The nucleotide window tcGTAACTCGCGCAACTGCTGGACAAATCgttaaagaaaaaagcacgttaaatttcttttcatgggattgtttttgcagcacgtgTTGCAATGTGAACGATATTACGTAAATGCGATTCATTTCACATGATTGAGCAATTGATAGTAATCACGTTTTCGAATCTCTTAACTTCTTCCGTTtcttaaatttgttttcttcgtttcGTCTACCTATTTACTaaagtttctcaaattgaaACTCGCAATTAACGTTTTGTACAAAAGCACGTCGGTCACGAAAATTAAGGCTTGATCAAAGAACACTTTGTCGCGATTTTCAACAACAAATTGTTGTAAGAATaattggtttttgttttttcttttttctatctaGCATTGTATTACTAACAATCCGGATCTTCCAAATTTGCATAacattaaatgaaaatgtcCTCGATAATGgtgggcaaaaaaaaagttgactttttttttttcatgtttcttgttgtgtttttttttttaatcgtataCATACTTACATTGTTGAAAATGATATGTGAAAACGTCTGCAGCTGGTAATCCTTGAGCATACCAAGCTGTTGTTACCCCAGCCTAGTCTTTCAGTATGATTGTGTACTCTAAGCAGAGCACTGTGCCAAGTGGGAGCCACTTCGTTTTGTTGATCATACACCTCTCCTGCAAGCTTTCCAGACTGAATACCAAGCGCCTCTGTGTTAAAAACTGGTCAGAGATAATCTGACTGTCGTTAAAGAAGCTCGAAATGGCTCGTTCGGACGGGTGCATCATCTTCCTTCTCTGGGGGATACTTCTtacattgaaagaaatttgtttGGTGGAAAGTGTCAATGCGTAAGTCCCTCTCTCACTCTGTTgtcgtttgtttttattcttttattccCCCCCCCATCAATTCTTTTATTCCTACAAATAATACTATTGGCACAATTGACTTGTcggttattaaaaataaatgctttgtataatatttattttattgttaaagtCTCGCCGAGTGGGTAATATTCTTAATCTGTCATAACATATACTCGTGACATCCTACGTGTCAAATACCGAACGATCTTTGTTAAAACACACATTTTTGCACTCGGTTTATTAGTTTTTTAATTACACATAAAACATGTTTACTTGTTgctattttcacatttttcaattcgtctACCATGGTGACAAATTCTTTTAGCGCGGTACTTCGTgacattgaaatgaatttatactACCTTTGAGTTTGAGTCTGGTGTTGTTGCGCCAAATGTATCAACAATGGTGAACTTCCTGTTGCACGTGGTTAGTACCTAAAACCGAATTAGCGTACGTTTATTacaaaagaatattttatcaaaGACCGAATATTATGTGTATGCATAACATGCACATATTATGGAGTACAAAGATTTGTTATGACCGGTTTGAGAACCTTTTTAGCTCGTCTAAATGAGTATTTCATTGATGGAATTTCACTGTATTTAAACGACTAGGTTCTGACCAATTTTTGAGAATAAGTCGCACGCAAAATTCACTCGTACTGTGGGTAATGATCGTGAAGTATTTGATTACGAAAGgactgtggaaaaaaaagaaaatctgcaCGTGTATAGACTGTAAATTTTGTGCAATACTTTTGTATGATTTAGCAGTGTATTTATTGTTACTGAAGAACAATCGGATCTACTGACTTCCTTGTTACATTAATGACTGTTACGTTTATTGTATGTCCTCATGGCCGTACCAATTCATTGCACGTTACCAATTTCTACCACAATTCTCGATTAGGTACATTAAGCGTTATTGGGCATGGAGGAGCCATcgtatatatctgtataaatACCTTATCACCTAGCTAGCGTAAAAACATTTGTTTTATTGAAGTGTAAAACGACGGAAACTTTCAATGTTATTAGAGCGGAACATCCAGCCTTCGCTATGCTCTAAGAAAAGAATAGATTCATGATTCTTATACATGGTGACTATTGTAACAACAGAGTGGACAAACCGATTAATCGAACAATAGTTAATGTAAACTGCTGCACTAATggtcaaaaaagaaaaagagataaaaTCTCAATAAGATCTCTGTTTTCACAATAACAATGTGGTTACAGTTTTTACAGGCATTCTTTGCAATAATACtctgaaaagaaaagtttccACTTTCTCATACCCGTTTTATCGAATTATTCAGGCATGAAGAaaataaggagaaaaaaaagtacacgGCTAGTTTTTGTCACTTGAGTAGCAATCTGATTCAAGTTTTAACAGGAAAATTATTACAGGATAAAATGTAGGAGAGGAATGATGAGGCgttgattgcaaaaaaaaaaaaaaatcaataattacTGAGCTTTTACTTTCTGAAATCAGGAATCGACAAGTAGATTTTTTGTCCTCTGTTACGTAGTAAAAATTTCTAAGGAATTATCAAAACAActgttgggaaaaaaaaataacatcttTCACATATGCGGAGAACGTGCTCACAATCATTATTTCGTTGTcctaattattaataaaaaaaagacattGACGTGTATTTTAACAATGTCTGGTTATTGAAAAGAAACTGTATATTTGTCTACtaattaacaaaatttctaCCAACTGTAGGAATAATTAGGTAACATTCACCTGTGCAAATAAAACTGAATGACAATATTATCGTTGGAATTAACGTTATTTGAACATAGATCCTAATTTTCTAAAATGTTGATAGTTTCCTTAAGAGTTTTATACGAATTTAgagttgttcaaatttgattaaacTCAATGAAAATAACGATCCCTATTCTTTCAACTTCTAGACAATTGTTATTTGTCTATTCTCTTTGTACAGGCtgattttcaacgttttacgGTTCCCAGGTTTACTTAGATAAATGCAGctcttaaaaaattttacattattaaGCCCCAGTTTAAACAGGGTGGTTACCATTGTAGACGCATTCAAGTTAAACAAATGTGACGCAAAGTGAAAACAGAGCTACGTCACAATGTGAGCGAATATTTAGCATGTATATACTATAAATTTCCGGGTGTAATAGAtaacggttgaaaaaaatgtatcatttGATGTTgggcggttttttttttttttctgtttctcaattatttattacattttttttctctctgccCGACATGGTCACATGTGTTCTATtaagtttgttttattttatcacacgGAGAAAAATGTGTGTTCACTATAAATTATACTACACCATCAATATaaacaaattgtaaatttacacTATTGAGCACACACACTTCGTGCTGCGGATTCTCTGCCTCAATTTACTAGCTAGATCTCTAATTGTAAGGTGTACCTTTATGCCACATTTCACCACTGTTATCTTTCGATACACATGCTAAATTAAACAGGTTTGTTTACAGTACACAGGGATCCCGTGATGCACGCTGTTATTGTAGTAGAAAATAATGCGTTATATTTGAGATCTATGATGGCCTCCActgtcaaattgaaaatttaattccgaTGCATCTTTTGCTTCGCcttattttgctttttttcatttcacttatTTGACATATTTAATTCTTTCTGTGAAATAGTGATTTGATTTTACtaaattatcgttgaaatgcgTGACGATGTTAATCCCGATTCAAATAACgtgtcgaaagaaaaattagaattgGGAATATAATAtgattgcaaattttttcaattggtAATCATTCTTTCTTACCGTATCGATATACAGGACCCACACGTATATTTGTGTATATGCGTGCATCATATTCGCTTGTATTATTCAGTCATGTGCTGTAGTTTATGTAAACGACATTTATGTCATCTGGAAACTATACAATGCAACAAAGAACCATTATTTGTGAGAAGATACTTGCTGAATATTAATTTCAGTTTTAGTTCATGCATAGCATCTCATATTTTTCGTTACGctatttatttctaattctacttttttttttccccctcctcAAACGATTTGCCCAGTAACATATGTACGAATATGTTTGGCGGATAAATCTGTTGACCTCtggggaaaataaaatgaaaatgtttcaaacatGCCTCACTGTCTTTGATTACCGACAGAGGTTTACAGGGAATTTGAGAATGATAATGTCGCCTagaatttctgaaaatacgtGTGGATTGTCCTATGCTAAACAtattcattgttatttttattgctaCAGAATGCAGGGGAGTTGTCCTGCGTTAAATGGTGCAAGCAGCTTTACACAGACTGAACTTTTAATTGAGCTAACAAATGATTGCCGCTACGATAAGATGGTTCGTCCACCGGGTGAAAAGAATGATACTGACCCAATCATAGTCGCTTCGAgagcttatatatatacgatacaatCGAACATGGCAAAAACACTGGTAATGTAGTTTAAAATTaacgtaaaatattttataacggCCGATCAGTATACTTATGATAAACAGGCCGACGAATAGATGTATAGATTCTTCCCATTTTGcgataataaatttctttcttcaaagataattttataatttcagcAATTTGACATACAGATGATGCTGCAGTTCCGGTACCTTGACAAAAGGTTGAGGTTTGCCGAAATTGCTCCTCATTTGCCACAAATTATTGGAGGCAAATCAGCTCATGACCTTATATGGACTCCTTCGGTTTATGTTGCAAATGAACGAAGCTCCGTCATAATGGGTAACGGTGTGAAAGATCTACTTATATCTATCGATCCCAATGGTACGGTTCTCCTCACCTCCAGGTAAGTCAATCATGCTTGAGTAATTTTAATGTCGGATAATTGAGAcaatttataaattcatttGCTGATGCGATAAGAACATCAAAGTTATTTCTTTGATAGATTCGTTGTATGCATTTCATTGTGATTTACTAACGCTGTGACATATTTATACTTTGCTGATAAATTGGTGTCAAAAGCACGAGCaaaatagtttaaaaataGTCTTTCAGATCTCGTCTAACAAGAccgttgtaaaaatttccagAACAAATTCTGACTGAGTTTTAACAATTGATAACGATTTCCAATCTTTATCGGTAATTATATATGTTTTTCAGACTAGCGGCAACCCTCAACTGTGGCTTGCGACtggaaaaatttccatttgaTGTTCAAGAGTGTCCGCTAAGTTTTGAGAGCTGTACGTTCGAATTATATGAATTCAACTTCAATCTCTTTTTTCTCGttagataaaatttttatcctgaATGTGTTTTAAATATGTTTAGAATCTGTTTTGAAATCATGATTTTTCTCTTCAGGGTCGAACAATGTTCATGAAATGAAATTGGTGTGGGATGACTCTCCAATACTGTTAGCCAAAGAGCTGCATTTAACTGAGTATAGTCTTGTTACTTATTGGGTGAATGAGTCTGACGTTTCGTACACAGTTGCCCAACAGCACTATGGTCATTTTGGTTTGTATTTTCTAAATACTTTAATTGGAAATTCCTTTCTCCTTTTACTATTTACAGCCGGCACAtggaattatttacaaatatcatttttcactATGCAATGTTACAGCGGGAAACTTCAGCACCATAAGTATTACCTTCAAGCTTGCTCGCGAGATGGGATTCTTCATTATGGATTATTACATACCCTCGATTCTTATCGTCGTTATTTCATGGGTGTCGTTTTGGCTACACATGGACGCGAGTCCTCCAAGAATTGTATTAGGTATTTCTTCCCACATTATATTActtttcattacttttcaTTACTTGCATTCTTATGTCATAAATATTAATCAATAATAACTTTTGTGTGTCTAATTTATCATTTACTTTCGACTGTTTTTTATAGTATCAATTTGGATGATAATTAAATAGAATTTCGAAGTAGTATTTCCGTCTAGTCCGTATGCCTTTCCACGAATATTCTGACTTTGTACATTactataattgaataaatttgcaTTTCAGGAACGAATACAATTTTGGCATTCATGACACTTGCATCCAAAGTCGAAAACTCACTGCCTAAGGTGTCATATATAAAAGCAAGTGAAATCTGGTTTTTGGGCTGCACAATTTTCCTTTTTGCTGCCATGGTTGAATTTGCATTTGTTAATACAATCTACAGAAgaaagtaattattattatcactattaaaCCGTATTCGTCACACGCGAGaaacaattaaatatttttttcacctttttctaCCACCAGGAAAAATGTGCCCCTCAAAAAGGTGAACAGCAAGTATATTCTTAAGTCAACGTTGACACCAAGACTTGCTCGAAagcaatttcagaaaaatactACCGGTTTGGAACGATCGCGTTCGTGGTCTTCCCTGGATCATGAAAACGCAAATGATTCGGTTTACACAAGTCAAAATTACCTGACTGTGCACGTAAGTGAATCTCCAATAACAGTAGTTCTGGAAATAaggtaaattatttatttcaaatttataatcatACGAACTATATTTATTTCGCAGAGTTTTCCAAGCAGCATGAACATTCCTTCTGTTACAATTGAAGACGACAGAGAGCAAGACTCTGGTGGAAGTATCGTGACTTTGGATACCATAGCTGCACCAGTATCTCCACCAAAGCCACCAACACGACGAGCCACTCTCGCTAATCTAACAACTTTTACCACTATGACACCTCAAGAGATTGCTCAGTGGATAGACAAGCGTAGCAGAATAGTGTTCCCAGTCTCGTTTCTCATATTCAACGTTCTTTACTGGTCTTTTATCTGGATATGAGAACAGCTTTTCCAAACTTTCGTGCATGGTGAATTATTTTCGGAAGACATTCGTACCGGcatgaaatgtaaaaaaaaacctaatgGACGAAACTGTGAAAGTTTTGAGAGGTTTTTATATTTAGTGATAATTGACAATTGAGTCGCAATCGTTTAGAGAATCTATTTCTCAGCAGCATTAATCAAATCGTAGAGTAATAGGTCTATGCTTATTCGGTACTGTAGCCCTTGGAACATATTCAAGTAGCAAGCAAGAatattagtattttttttcactttagtattaaatctttatttattcacgtttTATCATCTTTACTTTCGATGCATCAAACTTGGTGTCAATGTTAAATTTTACTTATATTTTGACGAATTTTATTATAACATAGTGAGATCGTATTTTCGAATCTTACTTGTTTCTTATATCTGCAGCGTGTGCCACTAGCTTACGTGTGAATGCTTAGATTTAGCACAAATTATTTACACGTAAGAACAACAAAAAGCCAACTCAGAGACTATCGTTCTTTTAAATACTCTACTCATTCGTATAACAGATAACACCGCGATCTAGTATTACTATGCATTTTAAGTATACCCATACCAGTACGAAGTGGAGGaaaatttcgttaattttgcATATCAAGATCACTGTTGATCCATAACTACTGTAATGTAAGAGTTTAGTCATTGACTCCCACTGCTATTTAGAATAAgcataaataatttatcttcCGAGAAGATCAATAGTTgtgtaaaagaagaaaaaaaacaaatcaaaagaaagaaaaacaacgcGTTTGGCAATGTGTAACCCGCCccatattcaatttttataccagACAATCTTCTAACGTGCAAGTTTGAACAGGATTTATTTAAAAgtctaattttattttcaaattcgtctATCGTTTCCTCATACCTGATAACATCGCGCGCGTGTTTACCTTCTTCGTGGTGAGGAATATTCGGAAATTTAAACAGACGTGTAACACGAAGATCGATAATGCAGACAATGGAATAGTTCCATACATATCTTACACATCACAtagcatatacgtatatatgtttcaatgtatataccatatgcattttttttcagcctATTGAGATACAGTTGAAACGTTTTCACGTATGGATGAATTTAAACGGTCTCTCGAATTATTAGAAACCTCAGATATCGTCAAAATACGAAATCATTCGTTTGCATTTGTCGTTGGTTGTTGCGTAAAACTAGGATCTATACCTACTAAGGTGTTGCAAAATTATCAGACAATATCAAAAGTATTCCGGCAGTGCAATTACATA belongs to Neodiprion lecontei isolate iyNeoLeco1 chromosome 5, iyNeoLeco1.1, whole genome shotgun sequence and includes:
- the LOC107219207 gene encoding pH-sensitive chloride channel 2 isoform X1, which produces MARSDGCIIFLLWGILLTLKEICLVESVNAMQGSCPALNGASSFTQTELLIELTNDCRYDKMVRPPGEKNDTDPIIVASRAYIYTIQSNMAKTLQFDIQMMLQFRYLDKRLRFAEIAPHLPQIIGGKSAHDLIWTPSVYVANERSSVIMGNGVKDLLISIDPNGTVLLTSRLAATLNCGLRLEKFPFDVQECPLSFESWSNNVHEMKLVWDDSPILLAKELHLTEYSLVTYWVNESDVSYTVAQQHYGHFAGNFSTISITFKLAREMGFFIMDYYIPSILIVVISWVSFWLHMDASPPRIVLGTNTILAFMTLASKVENSLPKVSYIKASEIWFLGCTIFLFAAMVEFAFVNTIYRRKKNVPLKKVNSKYILKSTLTPRLARKQFQKNTTGLERSRSWSSLDHENANDSVYTSQNYLTVHSFPSSMNIPSVTIEDDREQDSGGSIVTLDTIAAPVSPPKPPTRRATLANLTTFTTMTPQEIAQWIDKRSRIVFPVSFLIFNVLYWSFIWI
- the LOC107219207 gene encoding pH-sensitive chloride channel 2 isoform X2, which translates into the protein MARSDGCIIFLLWGILLTLKEICLVESVNAMQGSCPALNGASSFTQTELLIELTNDCRYDKMVRPPGEKNDTDPIIVASRAYIYTIQSNMAKTLMMLQFRYLDKRLRFAEIAPHLPQIIGGKSAHDLIWTPSVYVANERSSVIMGNGVKDLLISIDPNGTVLLTSRLAATLNCGLRLEKFPFDVQECPLSFESWSNNVHEMKLVWDDSPILLAKELHLTEYSLVTYWVNESDVSYTVAQQHYGHFAGNFSTISITFKLAREMGFFIMDYYIPSILIVVISWVSFWLHMDASPPRIVLGTNTILAFMTLASKVENSLPKVSYIKASEIWFLGCTIFLFAAMVEFAFVNTIYRRKKNVPLKKVNSKYILKSTLTPRLARKQFQKNTTGLERSRSWSSLDHENANDSVYTSQNYLTVHSFPSSMNIPSVTIEDDREQDSGGSIVTLDTIAAPVSPPKPPTRRATLANLTTFTTMTPQEIAQWIDKRSRIVFPVSFLIFNVLYWSFIWI